In Pseudomonas deceptionensis, a single window of DNA contains:
- a CDS encoding purine-cytosine permease family protein, whose product MNTHAKPAASTVAQDDTFVVEGHSIDFIPEHERTDKLSSQGPFWFLGNFTFFTMTIGFVGPSVGLSALWTTLAGTLGIMFGTLFMAFHGSQGPHLGLPQMIQSRAQFGYRGVILVLLATLFVFAGFNIVNLVLMMQGLHTLFGFDPVVIAVAVTAPAAILAILGHDWMHRSFKWALCLSIPLYGLVTLAVLMGWVPDAPLPVLAAGDAAPVPRGFNLTGFIAQFAAAASYNIAYAPYVSDYSRYLPKNTSSKKLIAVIFLGASLSGAWMIAVGGWLADHLNSTDVLVALGQVGNTVSPLLGTAVVIITILAFLPVIAMNIYSAKLTTLTCVDSIKHIEPTRRARILAIGFVILLQLGVALSIQSSGKGLSVLGIYLVVMLYFLVPWTSVNLTDYFFVRKGRYAIPHFFMPKSNLYGSWGLRGIAAYAIGFVSMIPFFYIYDGVEQREVYVGPLAKALGSIDIAWLVGLIVSGLVYYWLSRSIDLQREESIIQHIEHTAAQYTPGDDLPQPVLPAFTPSTVGS is encoded by the coding sequence ATGAACACTCACGCCAAGCCTGCAGCGAGTACTGTGGCCCAGGACGACACCTTTGTCGTCGAAGGGCATTCCATTGATTTCATTCCCGAGCACGAGCGCACTGACAAGCTCTCGAGTCAGGGACCTTTCTGGTTTCTCGGCAATTTCACGTTTTTTACCATGACCATCGGCTTTGTCGGCCCCAGTGTGGGGCTGAGCGCGTTATGGACGACGCTCGCCGGCACGCTGGGGATCATGTTTGGCACCTTGTTCATGGCGTTTCATGGGTCGCAGGGGCCGCATTTGGGCCTCCCGCAGATGATTCAGTCCCGTGCACAGTTCGGCTATCGGGGCGTGATCCTGGTCCTGTTGGCCACGCTCTTTGTGTTCGCGGGCTTTAACATTGTTAACCTGGTGTTGATGATGCAAGGTCTGCACACGTTATTTGGCTTCGATCCGGTCGTGATCGCCGTGGCCGTGACGGCCCCGGCGGCGATTCTGGCGATCCTGGGCCATGACTGGATGCACCGCAGTTTCAAGTGGGCGTTGTGCCTGTCGATTCCGCTTTACGGTCTGGTGACCCTGGCGGTGTTGATGGGCTGGGTGCCAGATGCGCCGTTGCCGGTGCTCGCTGCCGGCGATGCAGCTCCTGTCCCTCGCGGCTTCAACCTGACGGGCTTCATCGCCCAGTTCGCCGCGGCGGCCAGTTACAACATTGCTTACGCGCCTTATGTGTCTGACTACTCGCGTTACTTGCCCAAAAACACCTCAAGCAAAAAGCTGATTGCGGTGATTTTTCTGGGCGCCTCCTTGTCTGGCGCGTGGATGATTGCGGTGGGAGGGTGGCTGGCCGACCATCTCAATTCTACTGATGTACTGGTCGCGCTCGGGCAAGTGGGTAACACCGTGTCGCCGCTGCTCGGCACAGCCGTCGTGATCATCACGATTCTGGCTTTTCTGCCGGTCATTGCGATGAATATCTACAGCGCCAAGCTGACCACACTGACCTGCGTCGATTCGATCAAACACATTGAGCCGACACGCAGGGCGCGGATCCTGGCTATCGGCTTTGTGATTTTGCTGCAACTGGGTGTGGCCCTGAGCATCCAGAGTTCGGGTAAAGGCCTGTCGGTGCTGGGTATCTACCTGGTGGTGATGCTGTACTTCCTGGTGCCGTGGACATCGGTCAACCTCACTGACTACTTCTTCGTTCGCAAGGGCCGTTACGCCATCCCGCACTTCTTTATGCCCAAAAGCAATCTTTACGGTAGCTGGGGGCTGCGCGGGATCGCCGCGTACGCGATCGGCTTTGTGTCAATGATCCCTTTCTTTTACATCTATGACGGTGTCGAGCAGCGCGAGGTCTATGTCGGCCCGCTCGCAAAAGCACTCGGCAGCATCGACATTGCCTGGCTCGTTGGTTTGATCGTGTCGGGGCTGGTGTATTACTGGCTCAGCCGCTCAATCGACCTGCAGCGTGAAGAGTCAATCATCCAACACATCGAGCATACAGCTGCGCAGTACACCCCTGGCGATGATCTCCCCCAGCCCGTGTTGCCAGCGTTTACCCCATCGACTGTCGGGAGCTAA
- a CDS encoding M24 family metallopeptidase translates to MLTNRTPRSEYENRWKRAQAVAKANGVEALVVWGKGGGTVDTANDLIYLANYCPVFPYAPDLPGHWSGLSHGAVIIPVSGEPILITESPAIRRDVIAVQDVRSANGFVPDKVASTLKELGLSNARVALVAGPWLVASIYKRLLCAASDVQFVELDYAIEGLRTHKSAFEFELLREAADVGNASMEAMMKSASTPGTTEADAVAAAYNVAIKHGAAMIDAACASGPHSSFYAHGMAPQWTTRKLDTGDIFHCDMYGAAVEGYTWDFSRSVVAGGKWSAAQNEVYDGAIAAIEAGVDACKPGVSAHALYDVVLEVLQSREIYCGYPLHGHSYGIGWESPWLVPGNETTIEAGMAIAIECMAGREDVGFVKFEHNILVHSDRIELISTCPARL, encoded by the coding sequence TTGCTGACTAATCGAACACCCCGGTCTGAATATGAAAATCGCTGGAAGCGCGCACAAGCAGTCGCTAAAGCGAATGGCGTGGAGGCCCTTGTGGTTTGGGGTAAAGGGGGTGGCACTGTCGACACCGCAAACGACCTGATCTATCTCGCTAACTATTGCCCTGTTTTCCCATACGCTCCGGACCTGCCTGGTCACTGGTCTGGGCTTTCTCATGGAGCGGTCATTATCCCTGTGTCAGGTGAACCCATTCTGATCACCGAGTCACCCGCGATCAGACGGGATGTGATTGCCGTTCAAGATGTTCGCTCGGCAAATGGCTTCGTTCCCGACAAGGTTGCATCAACACTGAAAGAACTGGGGCTCAGTAACGCCCGTGTAGCTTTGGTGGCCGGTCCTTGGCTGGTCGCCTCCATCTACAAACGACTGCTCTGCGCCGCCAGCGACGTACAGTTTGTGGAGCTCGACTATGCCATCGAAGGGTTGCGAACGCACAAATCAGCTTTTGAATTCGAGCTCCTGCGCGAAGCTGCCGACGTCGGCAATGCCTCGATGGAAGCAATGATGAAGAGCGCTTCCACACCAGGTACCACTGAAGCTGATGCTGTGGCTGCCGCCTACAATGTAGCGATCAAGCACGGCGCGGCCATGATAGATGCCGCCTGCGCCTCTGGGCCTCATTCGTCTTTTTACGCACACGGAATGGCGCCGCAATGGACCACACGCAAGCTAGACACGGGAGACATTTTTCACTGTGATATGTATGGCGCAGCAGTGGAAGGCTACACCTGGGACTTCTCTCGCTCGGTGGTAGCGGGAGGCAAGTGGAGTGCCGCACAAAACGAAGTCTACGATGGTGCAATTGCTGCTATCGAGGCTGGCGTTGATGCCTGTAAGCCCGGGGTCTCGGCTCATGCACTGTATGACGTTGTGCTTGAGGTACTGCAGAGCAGAGAAATCTACTGCGGCTACCCTCTTCATGGTCACTCCTACGGAATTGGTTGGGAGTCTCCATGGCTGGTGCCAGGCAACGAAACAACTATCGAAGCGGGAATGGCAATAGCCATCGAGTGCATGGCGGGCCGGGAGGACGTAGGGTTTGTGAAGTTTGAGCACAACATCCTTGTTCATTCTGACCGTATCGAGCTCATCTCAACCTGCCCGGCGCGCCTGTAA
- the betA gene encoding choline dehydrogenase, which produces MTVQKYDYIIIGAGSAGCVLANRLSEDPDTSVLVLEFGGSDRSVLIQMPSAFSIPMNTKKYNWRYETEPEPFLDGRRIHCPRGKVLGGSSSINGLVYIRGHAYDFDEWESLGAQGWGYRNCLPYFKRAECYESGGDSYRGQDGPLHTTNGNNMKNPLYGAWVEAGAEAGYIKTDDCNGFMQEGFGAMHMTVKNGVRCSTANAYLRPAMGRPNLTVVTRAMTRHIILEGKRAVGISYDCAGRNHEVFCNREILVSAGPIGSPHLLQRSGIGPAEVLRKAGVEVRHELPGVGENLQDHAEVYIQFGCKEPVTLNSKMDPLSKLMIGLRWLLFKDGLGATNHFEAGGFIRSDKRLLWPDIQFHFLPAAMRYDGNKPIKGHGFMVLTGPNKPKSRGYVRIRSADPYEHPQIQFNYLQREEDREGFRRCIRLTREIIGQPAMDRFRDDEIAPGIHINSDEDIDTFVRANLESTYHPCGSCRMGEDEMAVVDSELRVRGLAGLRVIDSSVFPTEPNGNLNAPTIMLAERASDLVRGRQMLPASEVAVGLAQDWQTSQRTALPERNVRV; this is translated from the coding sequence ATGACTGTCCAAAAATACGATTACATCATCATCGGCGCAGGCTCGGCAGGTTGCGTACTGGCCAACCGGCTGAGTGAGGATCCTGACACCTCAGTACTGGTACTGGAATTTGGCGGCAGCGACCGCAGTGTGTTGATTCAGATGCCCAGTGCATTTTCGATCCCGATGAATACCAAAAAGTACAACTGGCGCTATGAAACCGAGCCGGAGCCTTTCCTCGACGGTCGTCGTATCCATTGCCCTCGGGGCAAGGTATTGGGCGGTTCATCGTCGATCAACGGGTTGGTGTATATCCGCGGCCATGCTTACGATTTTGATGAGTGGGAGAGCCTGGGTGCCCAGGGTTGGGGGTACCGCAATTGCTTGCCTTACTTCAAACGTGCGGAATGCTACGAATCGGGCGGCGACAGTTACCGCGGGCAGGACGGGCCGCTGCATACCACCAACGGCAATAACATGAAAAATCCGTTGTACGGCGCCTGGGTCGAAGCCGGTGCTGAAGCGGGCTACATCAAGACCGATGACTGCAATGGCTTTATGCAGGAAGGTTTCGGTGCCATGCACATGACGGTAAAAAATGGCGTTCGTTGCTCGACGGCCAACGCCTATTTACGGCCTGCCATGGGCCGGCCAAACCTGACCGTGGTGACCCGGGCCATGACCCGGCACATTATTCTGGAGGGCAAGCGGGCGGTGGGTATCAGCTATGACTGCGCAGGCCGGAACCATGAGGTGTTCTGCAACCGGGAAATACTGGTGTCGGCCGGTCCTATCGGCTCGCCGCATCTGTTGCAACGTTCCGGCATAGGCCCGGCAGAGGTATTGCGCAAGGCCGGGGTTGAGGTCAGGCATGAACTGCCCGGCGTCGGCGAGAACCTTCAGGATCACGCCGAGGTGTATATCCAGTTCGGCTGCAAGGAGCCGGTGACGCTCAATAGCAAGATGGATCCCTTGAGCAAACTGATGATCGGCCTGCGCTGGTTGTTGTTCAAAGATGGACTGGGCGCGACCAATCATTTTGAGGCCGGTGGTTTTATCCGCTCCGACAAGCGCCTTCTGTGGCCGGATATCCAGTTTCACTTCCTGCCGGCGGCCATGCGTTATGACGGCAATAAACCGATCAAGGGGCATGGCTTCATGGTGCTCACCGGGCCGAACAAACCCAAGAGTCGCGGCTATGTGCGCATTCGTTCAGCTGACCCTTACGAGCATCCGCAGATTCAGTTCAACTACCTGCAACGCGAGGAGGACCGCGAAGGCTTTCGTCGCTGCATACGCCTGACCCGGGAAATCATCGGGCAGCCTGCGATGGACCGCTTTCGTGATGACGAAATTGCACCCGGGATTCATATAAATAGCGATGAAGACATCGACACCTTCGTGCGCGCGAATCTGGAGAGTACCTATCATCCGTGTGGCTCATGTCGCATGGGGGAAGATGAGATGGCAGTGGTTGATTCCGAGTTGCGGGTGAGGGGGCTTGCAGGTTTACGTGTCATCGACTCGTCAGTGTTTCCAACCGAGCCCAACGGCAACCTCAATGCGCCGACCATCATGCTCGCCGAACGGGCATCCGACCTGGTTCGCGGGCGGCAAATGCTGCCTGCTTCGGAAGTTGCAGTCGGCCTGGCACAAGACTGGCAGACGAGCCAGCGCACAGCGCTTCCCGAGCGCAATGTCAGGGTTTGA
- a CDS encoding site-specific integrase gives MMDATKKIEAERLSNIAAELPKLSTVIRYYDDFEDKFNSIRDPEDSDCWDITYDGETCRLVFSGIPVPLKQIIKHIAVDVFSRMDASGAEKICRGLINNCTKRHHIVSALTVSPEEYRRLWINEISASEPWSYCRDIRVMLHSLCNQSIAGWKPELRAYVSLLESPRRDIYKTVRTGECFLPLEHQSLIIEHLDTLAARVLKDKGSISTTTLRDSCLLILSHQYGVRPGQSARVKYIDVRSYESGAVHLSLPLLKQRGAETMRKITRKIKIEWCPIFIEYTKRHHTIISGNAPLDSYFKLAPKQLSAILSNLMEKLTGTRWSPTDLRHTAAQRLADAGTSHIVLSEFMGHSTTLSANVYFDTSQTQAQRINQALGISHIYSTVASVAKTRTIDKDKLLNLPADQQIGGVPHGIPIAGIGGCTIGQSVCTKNPILSCYTCRKFMPLADPAIHESVVETLRPIVSEFLNASRFNDESPAYTQLKRMFQAALDVSEEIKRGNGKVN, from the coding sequence TAGAAGCTGAGCGCCTCTCAAATATAGCTGCAGAACTTCCAAAGCTTTCAACGGTGATTCGATATTATGATGATTTCGAGGACAAATTTAATTCGATCCGTGACCCTGAGGACTCTGATTGCTGGGATATCACATATGACGGCGAAACATGTCGCCTCGTTTTTTCGGGGATACCTGTACCCCTAAAACAAATAATCAAACATATAGCCGTCGATGTATTTTCAAGGATGGACGCATCTGGAGCAGAAAAAATTTGTCGGGGACTTATAAATAATTGCACTAAACGCCATCATATTGTAAGCGCCCTGACTGTAAGCCCTGAGGAATATAGAAGACTCTGGATTAATGAAATCTCAGCATCCGAGCCTTGGAGCTATTGTCGGGATATAAGAGTAATGCTTCACTCACTTTGCAACCAGTCTATAGCCGGTTGGAAGCCCGAATTACGCGCCTACGTTAGCCTATTGGAATCACCTCGGCGGGATATCTATAAGACAGTTCGCACCGGAGAATGTTTTCTTCCGTTGGAGCATCAGTCACTGATAATCGAACATTTAGATACACTGGCAGCCCGCGTATTGAAAGACAAGGGTTCAATATCGACCACAACGCTGCGTGATTCTTGCCTATTAATACTAAGTCACCAGTACGGCGTAAGGCCTGGACAATCTGCACGAGTTAAATACATTGATGTTCGTTCATATGAAAGCGGTGCTGTTCATCTGTCGCTTCCTCTTTTGAAACAAAGGGGAGCAGAAACCATGAGAAAAATAACACGGAAAATAAAAATAGAATGGTGCCCTATATTTATAGAGTACACCAAGAGACATCACACTATCATAAGTGGCAATGCTCCTTTGGATAGCTATTTTAAGCTAGCTCCAAAACAGCTTTCGGCAATCCTAAGTAATCTTATGGAGAAACTAACTGGTACCCGTTGGTCACCAACCGATCTGAGGCACACTGCGGCTCAGCGCTTAGCCGATGCTGGGACATCTCATATTGTTCTGTCTGAGTTCATGGGGCATTCAACAACATTGAGCGCGAATGTATATTTTGACACCTCACAAACTCAAGCTCAAAGGATCAATCAAGCGCTCGGTATATCTCATATATATTCAACGGTAGCGAGTGTTGCTAAAACGCGCACTATCGATAAAGACAAGCTTCTGAACTTGCCGGCTGATCAACAAATAGGAGGAGTGCCTCACGGCATCCCAATAGCAGGGATTGGAGGGTGTACAATAGGTCAGTCCGTGTGCACGAAAAACCCAATATTAAGTTGCTATACCTGCCGAAAATTTATGCCCTTAGCGGATCCAGCTATCCACGAATCCGTTGTCGAAACTTTAAGGCCAATAGTGAGCGAGTTCCTTAATGCATCTCGATTCAATGATGAAAGTCCAGCGTACACGCAACTCAAACGAATGTTCCAGGCGGCACTTGACGTTTCAGAAGAGATTAAGCGCGGCAACGGTAAGGTAAATTGA
- a CDS encoding alpha/beta hydrolase, translating into MNEKPTILLVHGFWGGAAHWSKVIAELLRTGYTSIRAVELPLTSLADDAERTRKMIAQEKGPVLLVGHSYGGAVITEVGDQPNVVGLVYIAAFAPDAGESPGGITQEHVPVAASNLVPDSDGYLWVNPQLYHESFCQDLTTDEGLVMGITQKAPLASTFGDTITSPAWKKKPSWYQISSEDRMIAPENQVRMSKRLGARKVITLKASHASLASKPVEVAALIDEAAKDLAKG; encoded by the coding sequence ATGAACGAGAAACCCACGATTCTATTGGTGCATGGTTTTTGGGGCGGTGCTGCCCATTGGAGCAAAGTCATCGCTGAACTGTTACGCACGGGCTATACGTCTATTCGCGCGGTTGAACTGCCGTTGACTTCACTTGCAGATGACGCAGAGCGCACTCGCAAGATGATTGCTCAGGAGAAGGGGCCGGTCTTGCTGGTAGGCCATTCTTATGGTGGTGCCGTCATCACTGAGGTTGGCGATCAGCCGAACGTCGTGGGTTTGGTGTACATCGCCGCATTTGCCCCGGACGCGGGTGAGAGCCCCGGCGGCATCACTCAGGAACATGTGCCGGTCGCGGCGTCAAACCTTGTGCCTGATAGCGATGGTTATTTGTGGGTTAACCCGCAGCTCTACCATGAAAGCTTCTGCCAGGATCTGACTACGGACGAGGGGTTGGTGATGGGCATCACCCAGAAAGCCCCGCTGGCCAGCACTTTTGGCGACACCATCACGTCTCCCGCCTGGAAGAAGAAACCGTCGTGGTATCAGATATCCAGTGAGGACAGGATGATTGCGCCAGAAAATCAGGTGCGTATGTCTAAACGGTTGGGCGCCAGAAAGGTCATTACCTTGAAAGCAAGCCATGCGTCTCTGGCTTCAAAGCCGGTCGAAGTGGCAGCGCTTATCGATGAAGCTGCAAAGGATCTGGCCAAAGGGTAG